The sequence below is a genomic window from Myxococcus guangdongensis.
GGACGTTTCATCCAAAAAAGTACACCTCGTCCGCAAGGGGTTTCCCACCTGGGGTCGTTCGAGCGCTCGGGGGACGACGAATCGCGCGGAGGCCGGATGGTCGGGCCTGGGCGGCGACGCAAGGGCCTCTCTGCGAGGAGGGAGGCACCCTGTCGAGGTGGCCCTCCGGGCGCATTTTTCGCGTCCGAGAGGTTCGCCCCCGAGGGAAGACATGCTGCGGAGCCGGTTTCTCGGGCATGAAACGCGTTGCGTAGGGCGTTTCTAGAGGGAAAAACGCAGGAGAGGGCTGTTTTTCGGGCTTGGGCGTGCTACCTACGCCCCACCGGCACTGGCTTGAATTGAAGCGAGGCCGCACAACGTCCCCTTCGGAGGGGAGGAGACTCAAGACGAATGGCTGCCAAGAAAGCTGCTGCGAAGAAGGCTCCCGCCGCCAAGAAGGCCCCTGCTGCCAAGGCTCGTAAGCCCAACGCGTCCTTCATGAAGGAGATGACTCCTTCCGCCGCGCTGGCTGAGATTGTCGGCACCAAGCCGCTGCCGCGCACCGAGGTCGTCAAGAAGCTCTGGGCGTACATCAAGAAGAACAACCTCCAGGACGCGAAGAACAAGCGGCAGATCAACGCCGACGACAAGCTCAAGCCCATCTTCGGCGGCAAGAAGAACGTCACCATGTTCGAGATGACCTCGCTGGTGAACAAGCAGCTGAGCTGAACCCAAGGCCGGGTCACCCGGCGGCTGCATCTCGAGGGCTCTCCGGAGGATTCCGGTGAGCCCTCTGCTTTTGTGGCGAGGGGCTCGTGGGAATCCGGGCCCTTGGAGCGTTGGCTGGAGGTCGGAAGGCACTCTGGGCTCTGGCGCGGCGGGCGATGGCGCCCTACCTCTGGGCCCCATGCTCCGCGACGGATTGGAAGAAGAGGGGACGGCTCCCACGGGCTCGTCGGGTGCCACCTTGAGCGCCGAGGCCCTGGCCGAGGGCCTGTTCAAGCGGGTGAAGGACGCGCTGGTCGAGCGCCCGCGCACGCCGCTCTCCACCTACCGCGTGCAGCTGCACCAGGGCTTCAACTTCCAGCAGGCGCGCGCCGTGGTGCCGTTCCTGCGCCGCCTGGGCATCAGCGACCTGTACGCGTCCCCCTACCTCAAGGCGACGCCGGGCAGCACCCACGGCTACGACTGCGTGGACCATCAGCACCTCAACCCGGAGGTGGGCTCCACCGAGGACCACCAGGCCCTGTGCGCCACGTTGCAGGAGCACGGCATGGGGCAGGTGCTGGACGTGGTGCCCAACCACATGGGCATCGAGCGCGGCAACCCGCTCTGGTTCGACGTGCTGGAGAACGGCCCGTCGTCCGTCTACGCCAAGTACTTCGACATCGACTGGTCGCCGGTGAAGGACGAGCTGCGCGACAAGGTGCTGCTGCCCATCCTGGGAGACCAGTACGGCGTGGTGCTGGAGAAGGGCGAGTTGAAGCTGTCCTTCCGCGACGGCGCCTTCTTCGTGAACTACTACGACCACCTGCTGCCCCTGGCGCCCCGGCAGTACGGCCGCGTGCTGCGCCACGGGTTGGAGCGACTGGAGGCGAAGCTGGGCGCGGAGGCCGAGCCCATGGTGGAGCTGCTCTCCATCCTCACGGCCATCGAGCACCTGCCGCTGCGCACCGAGGTGGAGCGCCCCCGCGTCGTCGAGCGGCACCGCGAGAAGGAGGTCATCAAGCGCCGGCTCGCCGCGGTGGCGCGGACGAGCCCCGAGGTGGCCGCGTACATCGAGGACAACATCCGCGTCTTCAACGGCGAGCCGGGCAACCCGCGCTCGTTCGACCTGTTGGACCGGGTGCTGGCCTCGTGCAGCTACCGGCTGGCGCACTGGCGGGTGGCGGGGGAGGAGATCAACTACCGGCGCTTCTTCGACATCAACGGCCTGGCGGCCATCCGCGTGGAGGACCCGGAGGTGTTCCAGGAGGCGCACGCGCGGGTCTTCCGCTGGCTGCGCGACGGCTGCGTCACCGGGCTGCGCATCGACCATCCGGACGGCCTGTTCGACCCGACCGCGTACTTCCTGGACCTGCAGGAGCGCTACTTCGTGGAGCGCGCGCACGCGGTGTTCCTCCAGGACCTGGCCGGGGACGACACGCGCTGGCCCGGCGTGGAGGTGTCGCTCAAGGAGCGCTGGCGCGCGGAGGTGACGCAGTCGCCGGACAGCGTCCTGCGCAAGGCGCTGTACGTGGTGGTGGAGAAGATTCAAGGCGGCCGCGAGCGCATCCCCGAGGCGTGGGCGGTGCACGGCACCACCGGCTACCGCTTCGCCAACGCGGTGAGCGGCGTCTTCGTGCACCCCGCCGCGGAGCCGCACCTGACGGAGACGTACGAGCGGCTCACCGGGGAGAAGGGCGACTTCGCCGAGCTCGTCTACCAGAAGAAGCTGCTCATCATGCGCGTGTCCATGGCGAGCGAAATCAACGTGCTGGCGCACGAGCTCAACCGCATCTCGGAGATGAGCCGCAGGACGCGCGACTTCACGCTCAACTCGCTGAGGCGCGCGCTGGTGGAGTTCATCGCGCTGTTCCCCGTGTACCGCACGTACGTGGACGGCTGGCGGCCGGGGCTGGACGCGCGCGACGTGCAGTACGTGGAGTGGACCATCCAGCGCGCCAAGGAGCGCAACGCCACCACCAACGCGTCCATCTTCGACTTCCTGCGCGACATCCTCCTGCGCCAGTACCCGCCCCAGTCCGACGAGCGCGAGCGCGCCGTCATGCTGCGCTTCGCCATGAAGCTGCAGCAGGTGACGGGGCCCGTCATGGCCAAGGGCCTGGAGGACACCGTCTTCTACATCTACAACCGGCTGGTGAGCCTCAACGAGGTGGGCGGTGAGCCCGAGCGCTTCGGCACGCGCACCACCACCTTCCACCTGCGCAACCAGGAGCGCGCCGAGCACTGGCCGGCGAGCCAGCTCACCACCAGCACCCACGACACCAAGCGCAGCGAGGACGTGCGCGCGCGCATCAACGTGCTGACGGAGCTGCCCGAGGAGTGGCGCAAGCTGGCGCGGCGCTGGCTGCGGCTGACGGAGAAGTTCGCGCAGGCCCTGCCGTCCGGCGCGGCCCCCAGCGCCAACGACGTGTACCTGTTCCTCCAGACGCTGGTGGGCGCCTGGCCCATGGGGGAGACGCTGTCCCCCGAGTCCCGGGCCGACTTCCACCGCCGGATGCGCGAGTACATGTCCAAGGCCATCAAGGAGGCCAAGGTCCGCACCTCCTGGACCAACCCGGACAGCGCCTACGACGACGCGGTGGCGTCCTTCGTGGACGCGTGCTTCGACGAGGCGAAGGGCGGAGGCTTCCTGGAGGAGGTGCGCGTCTTCAAGCGCCGCATCGAGCGCGCGGGCCAGCACAACGCCCTGAGCCAGCTCCTCCTGAAGCTCGCGTCGCCCGGCGTGGTGGACACGTACCAGGGCTGCGAGCTGTGGGATTTGTCCCTGGTGGACCCGGACAACCGGCGGCCGGTGGACTTCACCCTGCGCTCCAAGCTCCTGGAGGAGCTGGACGCCCAGGCGCGCGAGGACGCCCCCGGGCTGTGCTCGCGGCTGGTGGCGGGCCTGGATGACGGGCGGGCCAAGCTCTTCCTGCTGGCCCACGGGCTGCGGCTGCGTCAGCGTCAGCAGGAGCTGTTCCGGCGGGGCGGCTACCGGGCGCTGGAGCTGTCCGGGCCCCGCTCCCAGGCGGCGGTGGCCTTCTCGCGCGAGCTGGACGACGCGGGCGTGGTGGTGTGCGCGCCGCGTTACGTGCTGGAGGCCCTGGAGTCCCCCCAGGGGCTCCGCGGCGCCTATGCCGACACGTTCCTGGACCTTCCCGAGGCATATGCGGGCATGATGTTCCGCGATGTCTTCACCGGGCGACAGGTGCGGCCCGAGCGGGGTGCGGGTGGCGTGGTGCTGCCCCTCGCGCCGCTCCTGGAGCGGTTCCCGGTGGTGCTGCTGGAGAGGAGCACGGGATGAGGAGGGCCGAGGTGCTTCCAGGGAAGCCGTTTCCCCTGGGCGCCACGTATGACGGGCACGGAGTCAACTTCGCGGTCTTCAGCGAGCACGCGAAGAAGGTGGAGGTCTGCCTCTTCGACGCACAGGAGCCCACGCGCGAGACGCGCCGCTTCCCGCTCCTGGAGACCACGCACCAGGTGTTCCACGGCTACGTGCCGGACCTGAAGCCGGGCACGCTGTACGGCCTGCGCGTGCACGGGCCGTTCGAGCCCAAGAAGGGCTTTCGCTTCAACCCGCACAAGCTGCTGGTGGACCCCTATGCCCGCGCCATCCACGGGCAGGTGGACTACCGTGCGCCCATCTACGGCCACGTCCAGGGCGGCAAGGACGAGGACCTGGTCCAGGACAAGCAGGACGACGCCGCGGGGGTGCCCAAGGCGGTGGTGCTCGAGGACGCGTTCGACTGGGAGGGGGACACCCACCCGCGCGTGCCCTGGCCTCAGACCGTCCTGTACGAGCTGCACGTCAAGGGCTTCACGAAGCTCAACCCCCGCGTGCCGGAGGCCCTGCGCGGCACCTACGCGGGCCTGGGACACCCGGCCACCATCGAGCACCTGAAGAAGGTGGGCGTCACCGCGGTGGAGCTTTTGCCCATCCACCACATCGTCGACGAGCCGTTCCTCGCCGAGCGCGGACTCACCAACTACTGGGGCTACAGCACGCTGGGCTACTTCGCGCCGGACGCGCGCTATGGCACCGCGGGCGCCCCGGGCGCGCAGGTGGACGAGTTCAAGGGGATGGTGAAGGCGCTGCACAAGGCGGGCATCGAGGTCATCCTCGACGTCGTCTACAACCACACCTGCGAGGGCAACCAGCTGGGCCCCACGTTGTCCTTCAAGGGCCTGGACAACGGCGCGTACTACCGGCTGACGGAGAAGGACCCGCGCTACTACCTGGACGTCACCGGCACGGGCAACTCGTGGAACGCCACCCACCCGTACGCGCTGAAGCTGGTCGCCGACAGCCTGCGCTACTGGGTGGAGCAGATGCACGTGGACGGGTTCCGCTTCGACCTGGCCACCACGCTGGGCCGCGACAGGCACGGCTACGACACCCGCGCGGCCTTCTTCCAGATCATCCACCAGGACCCGGTGCTCAGCCGGGTGAAGCTCATCTCCGAGCCCTGGGACGTGGGCGACTTCGGCTACCAGGTGGGCAACTTCCCCGTCCTGTGGAGCGAGTGGAACGGCAAGTACCGCGACACCATCCGGCGGTACTGGAAGGGGGATGACCGGCAGGCGGCGGAGATTGGCTACCGGCTCACCGGCAGCTCGGACTTGTATGCGCTGTCCGGCCGCAAGCCCTCCGCGAGCGTGAACTTCGTCACCGCGCACGACGGCTTCACGCTGCACGACCTCGTCACCTACAACGACAAGCACAACGAGGCCAACGGCGAGGACAACCGCGACGGCGGCAACGACAACCACTCCTGGAACTGCGGCGTGGAGGGCGAGACGGCCGACGTGAAAATCAAGGCCCTGCGCGAGCAACAGAAGCGCAACTTCCTGGCCACGCTCTTCCTGTCCCAGGGCGTGCCCATGCTGGTGGCCGGCGACGAGATGGGCCGCACCCAGAAGGGCAACAACAACGCCTACTGTCAGGACAACGCGCTGTCGTGGGTGAACTGGGAGCTCGACGACACCCAGCGCGCGCTGCTGGACTTCACCTGCCGGCTGACGCGCCTGCGCCGCGAGCAGCCCGTGCTGCGCAAGCGCCGCTTCTTCCGCGGCGCCCACATGTGGGACAGCGAGCTGAAAGACTTGGCGTGGTTCCGGCCGGACGGCAAGGAGATGCGCAAGGACGACTGGGAGAAGCCCTATGTGCGCTCGCTCGCCATCCTCCTGGGCGGGGACGCCATCGCGGCGCCGGACGACGAGGGCAACCGGATTGTCGGTGACACGGTGCTGGTGCTGATGAACGCCCACCACGAGCCCATCAGCTTCCTCTTGCCGGCGCTGGAGTGGGGTGCGGACTGGGAGCAGGTGGTAGACACATCCACGGCGGAGGAGTCCCAGCACGCCCACACGCAGGCGGGCGGCAAGGTGCAGGTGGCGGGGCGCTCGTTGATGGTGCTGCGCCGGCCGTCGACGGAGTAACGCTCCAGGCGGGGACGGGTGGACCAGGCCTGCGGATGGGGGCCTGGGCGGTTACACGGAAGTGTCGACGCCCGGACGCGCCGCCGCTAGGGTGCGCCCGCCGTTCCTGAAACAGGATTCATACGTGAATACGCAAGTCGCGCTCTGGGTGGGCTTCAACCTCTTCGTCCTGGCGATGCTCGCCGTGGACCTCGGGCTGTTCCACCGCAAGGACCACGCGGTGACGCCCAAGGAAGCGGGCATCTGGACGCTGGTGTGGATCACCATCAGCCTGACGTTCTGCGGAGGCATCTGGTACTTCGCCGGCAGCACGCCCGCGCTCCAGTGGGTGACGGCCTATGTCGTGGAGTACTCGCTCTCCGTCGACAACCTGTTCGTCTTCCTGCTGGTGTTCAGCTACTTCCGGGTGGCGCCCGAGCACCAGCACCGGGTGCTGTTCTGGGGCATCCTGGGCGCGTTCGTCATGCGCGCGGTGCTCATCATCGCGGGCACGGCGCTGGTGTCGCGCTTCCACTGGCTCATCTACCTGTTCGGCGCCTTCCTCGTCTTCACCGCGGTGAAGATGCTCTTCTCCAAGGACGAGGAGATCGACCCGGAGCAGCAGAGCATCGTCAAGCTGGCGCGCCGGGTGCTGCCGGTGGCCCGCATGGGCGAAGGCAGCCGCTTCTTCGTCACCGAGGATGGCCGGCGCAAGGTGACGCCGCTGTTCATCGTCCTGCTGGTGGTGGAGGCCACGGACCTGCTCTTCGCCCTGGACTCCATCCCCGCGGTGCTGGGCATCAGTCAGGACGCGTTCATCGTCTACACGTCCAACGTGTGCGCCATCCTGGGCCTGCGCTCGCTGTTCTTCGTCGTGGCCAGCCTGATGGAGAAGTTCCACTTCCTGAAGCTGGGGCTGAGCGCCATCCTGGCCTTCGTGGGCGTGAAGATGCTCATCACGTACTTCGACATCCACATGCACATCGGCCTGTCGCTGGGCGTGATTGGCGGCATCCTCCTGACGGCCATCGTCGCCTCGCTCATCTGGCCCAAGAGCCCGGAGCCCGGTCATGACCGGGAGAGCGCCAAGACCTGAGCCCGGGTGCGGGGGGGGGGCGCCGGGGTTTTGCTTGCAACCCGGGGGCCTTGCCTTCAAATGTGGAGGCATGTCTTCCAGCGCCACCACTGATGGCATCCGAATCACCGTGAAGCCGGCCTACTGGCCCGAGCGCAGCTCGCCCGAGTCGGGGCAGTACGCGTTCATGTACACGGTGGAAATCGTCAACGAGGGGGAGGCGCCCGCGCAGCTCAAGGCGCGGCACTGGGTCATCACGGATGCCTCCGGGAAGGTGGAGGAGGTGAAGGGGGAGGGCGTGGTGGGTCGCCAGCCTCGCGTGGCCCCGGGCGAGCGCTTCGAGTACACGAGCTGGGCGATGCTGCGCACGCCCTTCGGGACGATGCGCGGCAGCTACGACATGGAGCGCCCGGACGGCTCGCACTTCGAGGCGCGCATCGCCGAGTTCGCCCTCACGCTGCCCAACGCCCTGCACTGATGAACACGCCCGCCAACAAGCCAGGGCTGCTGCTCGTCAACCTGGGCACGCCGGACGCGCCCCACAGCGGGCCGGTGCGGCGCTACCTGCGCGAGTTCCTGAGCGACCCCCGGGTGGTGGACATCCACCCCGTGGGGCGCTGGATGCTGCTCAACCTCATCATCCTGCCCACGCGCCCGGCCAAGAGCGCGGAGGCGTACCGCAAGGTGTGGATGCCGGAGGGCTCGCCGCTCCTGGTGTACAGCCGGGCGCTGGAGGTGGCGGTGCGCGAGAAGCTGGGCCACGCGTACGACGTGGCGCTGGCCATGCGCTACGGCAGCCCGTCCATCCCCGACACGGTGGCGGCGATGCGCGCGCGCGGCGTGTCGGACTTCACGGTGCTGCCGCTGTACCCGCAGGAGGCCACGTCCTCGTCGGCGTCCTCGCTCGCGCGGGTGTACGAGGTGCTCTCCAGCGGCTGGGACGTGCCCAACGTGCGCGCGGTGCCGGCCTTCCATGGGCACCCGTCGTTCCTGGATGCCTTCGCGGAAGTGGCGCGGCCGGTGATTGCCGAGGCGCGGGCGGACCACGTGCTCTTCAGCTACCACGGCGTGCCGGAGCGCCACGTGCGCAAGACGGACACGTCGGGGCGGCACTGCTTCGCGTCCGCGGGGTGCTGTGACGCGCTCACGGACGCCAACCGGCACTGCTACCGGGCCCAGTGCTTCGCCACCACGCGGGGGATTGTCGAGCGGCTGGGGCTTGCCCAGGGCGGCTTCAGCGTGTCCTTCCAGTCGCGACTGGGGCGCACGCCGTGGGTGAAGCCCTACACGGACCTGGTGCTGCCGGAGCTGGCGAAGCAGGGCGTGAAGCGGCTGGCGGTGATGTGCCCGTCCTTCGTCGCCGACTGCCTGGAGACGCTGGAAGAGGTGGGCATGCGGGCCCGCGAGCAGTTCGTCGAGGCGGGGGGCGAGTCGTTGACGCTCGTCCCCTCGCTCAACGCCCACCCGGCGTGGGTGGACGCGGTGGTGCGGATGGTGCGCGAGTCCGACGGCGCGGCTACTGCTGGGGCTTCGCCGTGGCAGCAGGGGGCGCCGACTCCCGCGCGGTGAGCTGGAGCTTCACCGTGCCGGGCGGCACCTGCAGGGCGTTGGTGGGGAAGGGCCCGCGCGAGGACGACGCGATGGTGCCCTCCCACGTGCGCCACCGGCCGGCCTTCACCAGGAACTCCCCCTTGCCGGTGATGCGCACCTCGGCGCTGGCGTCCGTGGTGGGCGGACCGGCGGACTCGTCCACGGGCTCGGCCTCCTCCTCGGCCGGGTCGTCCGCGCGCGCGGGCACCGTCGGCGGGGCGCGGCGGCTGGTCACCTTGCCGGAGAGCTGCTCGAGCAGGTCGTACTCCAGCGTGGCCACCTGGTCGCCGCCCTCGGCGGTGAGCGCGGTGAGCTTCACGCGGTTGCGGCGCTCCGTCTTGGTGGTGGTGAAGAGGGGACCCAGCGCGTCGTGCGTGAGCAGCTCCGTGCCCAGCGCCCAGGTGTCGTTGGGGCCCACGGGCGCGAGCGGCAGCTCCAGCACCAGCGCGGCGATGTTGCGGTTGATGCCCTGGAGGCCGTCGAGCACGAAGCCGCGCTCGCTCAGCGCGCCCGTGTCCTCGGTGGTGTCCTTGCCCTCGGGGAGCACGCGCAGGCGGTAGTCGCCGGAGTTGGTGCGCTCCAGCACGTAGGTGAAGCCGCTGGGGAAGGGCGTGGCGGGGGCGGCGCGCTGGGGCGCGGCCTCCTCCTTGCCCTTGCCCTTCTTGTCCTTGGCGGCAGTCTCCTCGGCGGCCTCCTGCGGCGCGGGGGCGGCGCCGGAGCGCTCCATCTCCAGGTGGTAGGTGACGGGGGTGCCCGCGGCGAGCTTCCAGCGGAGCGTCACCTTGGACGGGTCGACCGGGGGCTGGGCGGCGGTGGGCGCGGCTCCGGGGGCGGGCGCGTCCTTCATGCCTGGAGGACGCGGAATGGGCTCGAGCTGGCCTCGGGGTTCTTCCTTGCAGGCGGACAACGACAGGGCGACGACCAGTCCGAACAGGCTTCGCATCACGCGGGGACGCTCCTCTGGGAGTACACGCGGGATATCGGAGCCCCACCAGTCATTCAAGTCCGTCACCCGGCCGCGTGCGTCCGGGCGGATTCACCGTGGGAGTGGCCCTCGGGCGCCCGGGGGCCCTCGCGGTGCTCTTTGGGGCCGCGAGCGTTGTCCGGATGCGTCATCAGGGCGAGTGGGCCACGTAGAGGTCCACCTGCTCCTTCACCTTGTGGGCGAAGTCGGGGTTGAGGCGCTCGAGGATGGCCCACTCCAGGTCCAGGTCGCGGCGGATGTTGGCGCGGGCGGAGCGCGTCTGGAGCTCGGGCTCGGAGGCGATGAGCTCGGCGGGGGCGGCGTTGGGCTTGTCGTCGAGGGTGGCGCCCGTCGTCTGGCGCAGACCGAAGGGCAGGGCCTGGGTCCTGGCGAAGGTGGTGGCGGCCATCTCGTAGGCGCGCACGACGAAGCGGCCATCCGCGCGGACGCGGCCCTCGATGTAGAGGCGCGACCAGCTGGAGCCCATGTCGTAGCTGCCGTTCACCTTCCACGGTGTCTGGAGGAAGTAGGGGTCGGTGCTGGGCAGCAGCGCGTAGCCGCGCTCGCTGAGCTCCGCTTCCGCGGCCTTCATCACCTGCATGGCGGGCAGGTCGTAGACCACGAGCCCGCTGGTTCGACCGAGCAGCGCCTTCTGGGGACTGCTGGTGCAGCCGGATGCGCACACGGCGGCCATCAGGCCCGCCCATGGGGCGAGCCACCGTCTCGTCATCGTCATCGTCGCCTCGTTCGGGGTGTGGGCCGCGTGTGGAGGAGACTCGCCTCGCACGCGGGACATCTTGAACAACGCGGCGATGCTCGCGGCATATCGCGCGGCGCCGGACTCGGGCGGAGGCTGTCTCCCGTCGCGCGTCGCAGGTGGCGCGAGGCGCCGCGCTCATGCTCCAGCCTTGCGTGTCGGGGCGCGAGGATGAACCGCTCAGTGATTCGGACCACGAGGCGCGGCGGCTCGCGCGAGCCTGTCCCGCACCGCGATGCCCAGGCCGCTCGCCGAGGGCAGGCAGGCCACGAGCACGTCGTGGCCCTTCTCGTCCGCCTCGCGCAGCCTCGCGTACAACACGCGCGCCGCGCCCGCCGGGTCCTCCGGCACGTCGAAGCGCGGCACGTCGCCCGGGAGCTCCAGTCCTCGTGGACCGAGCACGCCGACACTCAAGCCCTGCTCCCTCAACGCGCGCACCCGCGCCGCGGCCTCTCCGGGCTCCGCGAGCACCACGCCCGCGCGGGGCGCGTAGTGCGACTCCAGCGAGCCGGACACGCGGACCCTGGACGCGACGCGCACCGGCACCGGATGCCCCAGCACGCGCTCGATGGCCTCGGCCGACAGCCCGCCGGGCCGGAGGATGGCGGGCGAGCCGGAGCTCACGTCGACGATGGTGGACTCGACGCCCACGTCACACGGTCCACCATCCAACACCAGGTCCACGTCGCTCCCCAGGTCCACCCGC
It includes:
- a CDS encoding SWIB/MDM2 domain-containing protein — translated: MAAKKAAAKKAPAAKKAPAAKARKPNASFMKEMTPSAALAEIVGTKPLPRTEVVKKLWAYIKKNNLQDAKNKRQINADDKLKPIFGGKKNVTMFEMTSLVNKQLS
- the treY gene encoding malto-oligosyltrehalose synthase is translated as MLRDGLEEEGTAPTGSSGATLSAEALAEGLFKRVKDALVERPRTPLSTYRVQLHQGFNFQQARAVVPFLRRLGISDLYASPYLKATPGSTHGYDCVDHQHLNPEVGSTEDHQALCATLQEHGMGQVLDVVPNHMGIERGNPLWFDVLENGPSSVYAKYFDIDWSPVKDELRDKVLLPILGDQYGVVLEKGELKLSFRDGAFFVNYYDHLLPLAPRQYGRVLRHGLERLEAKLGAEAEPMVELLSILTAIEHLPLRTEVERPRVVERHREKEVIKRRLAAVARTSPEVAAYIEDNIRVFNGEPGNPRSFDLLDRVLASCSYRLAHWRVAGEEINYRRFFDINGLAAIRVEDPEVFQEAHARVFRWLRDGCVTGLRIDHPDGLFDPTAYFLDLQERYFVERAHAVFLQDLAGDDTRWPGVEVSLKERWRAEVTQSPDSVLRKALYVVVEKIQGGRERIPEAWAVHGTTGYRFANAVSGVFVHPAAEPHLTETYERLTGEKGDFAELVYQKKLLIMRVSMASEINVLAHELNRISEMSRRTRDFTLNSLRRALVEFIALFPVYRTYVDGWRPGLDARDVQYVEWTIQRAKERNATTNASIFDFLRDILLRQYPPQSDERERAVMLRFAMKLQQVTGPVMAKGLEDTVFYIYNRLVSLNEVGGEPERFGTRTTTFHLRNQERAEHWPASQLTTSTHDTKRSEDVRARINVLTELPEEWRKLARRWLRLTEKFAQALPSGAAPSANDVYLFLQTLVGAWPMGETLSPESRADFHRRMREYMSKAIKEAKVRTSWTNPDSAYDDAVASFVDACFDEAKGGGFLEEVRVFKRRIERAGQHNALSQLLLKLASPGVVDTYQGCELWDLSLVDPDNRRPVDFTLRSKLLEELDAQAREDAPGLCSRLVAGLDDGRAKLFLLAHGLRLRQRQQELFRRGGYRALELSGPRSQAAVAFSRELDDAGVVVCAPRYVLEALESPQGLRGAYADTFLDLPEAYAGMMFRDVFTGRQVRPERGAGGVVLPLAPLLERFPVVLLERSTG
- the glgX gene encoding glycogen debranching protein GlgX; this translates as MRRAEVLPGKPFPLGATYDGHGVNFAVFSEHAKKVEVCLFDAQEPTRETRRFPLLETTHQVFHGYVPDLKPGTLYGLRVHGPFEPKKGFRFNPHKLLVDPYARAIHGQVDYRAPIYGHVQGGKDEDLVQDKQDDAAGVPKAVVLEDAFDWEGDTHPRVPWPQTVLYELHVKGFTKLNPRVPEALRGTYAGLGHPATIEHLKKVGVTAVELLPIHHIVDEPFLAERGLTNYWGYSTLGYFAPDARYGTAGAPGAQVDEFKGMVKALHKAGIEVILDVVYNHTCEGNQLGPTLSFKGLDNGAYYRLTEKDPRYYLDVTGTGNSWNATHPYALKLVADSLRYWVEQMHVDGFRFDLATTLGRDRHGYDTRAAFFQIIHQDPVLSRVKLISEPWDVGDFGYQVGNFPVLWSEWNGKYRDTIRRYWKGDDRQAAEIGYRLTGSSDLYALSGRKPSASVNFVTAHDGFTLHDLVTYNDKHNEANGEDNRDGGNDNHSWNCGVEGETADVKIKALREQQKRNFLATLFLSQGVPMLVAGDEMGRTQKGNNNAYCQDNALSWVNWELDDTQRALLDFTCRLTRLRREQPVLRKRRFFRGAHMWDSELKDLAWFRPDGKEMRKDDWEKPYVRSLAILLGGDAIAAPDDEGNRIVGDTVLVLMNAHHEPISFLLPALEWGADWEQVVDTSTAEESQHAHTQAGGKVQVAGRSLMVLRRPSTE
- a CDS encoding TerC family protein; the protein is MNTQVALWVGFNLFVLAMLAVDLGLFHRKDHAVTPKEAGIWTLVWITISLTFCGGIWYFAGSTPALQWVTAYVVEYSLSVDNLFVFLLVFSYFRVAPEHQHRVLFWGILGAFVMRAVLIIAGTALVSRFHWLIYLFGAFLVFTAVKMLFSKDEEIDPEQQSIVKLARRVLPVARMGEGSRFFVTEDGRRKVTPLFIVLLVVEATDLLFALDSIPAVLGISQDAFIVYTSNVCAILGLRSLFFVVASLMEKFHFLKLGLSAILAFVGVKMLITYFDIHMHIGLSLGVIGGILLTAIVASLIWPKSPEPGHDRESAKT
- the apaG gene encoding Co2+/Mg2+ efflux protein ApaG, with product MSSSATTDGIRITVKPAYWPERSSPESGQYAFMYTVEIVNEGEAPAQLKARHWVITDASGKVEEVKGEGVVGRQPRVAPGERFEYTSWAMLRTPFGTMRGSYDMERPDGSHFEARIAEFALTLPNALH
- the hemH gene encoding ferrochelatase; the protein is MNTPANKPGLLLVNLGTPDAPHSGPVRRYLREFLSDPRVVDIHPVGRWMLLNLIILPTRPAKSAEAYRKVWMPEGSPLLVYSRALEVAVREKLGHAYDVALAMRYGSPSIPDTVAAMRARGVSDFTVLPLYPQEATSSSASSLARVYEVLSSGWDVPNVRAVPAFHGHPSFLDAFAEVARPVIAEARADHVLFSYHGVPERHVRKTDTSGRHCFASAGCCDALTDANRHCYRAQCFATTRGIVERLGLAQGGFSVSFQSRLGRTPWVKPYTDLVLPELAKQGVKRLAVMCPSFVADCLETLEEVGMRAREQFVEAGGESLTLVPSLNAHPAWVDAVVRMVRESDGAATAGASPWQQGAPTPAR
- a CDS encoding L-threonylcarbamoyladenylate synthase, with the protein product MVKPELVERAVEVLRSGGVIALPTETVYGLAANAEDELAVRRVFAIKGRPATHPLIVHLAGVEHLSSWAREVPEAARRLAEAFWPGPLTMVLPRTPRATDAITGGQDTVALRVPGHPVALAVLKALGGGVAAPSANRFGRVSPTTAEHVRVDLGSDVDLVLDGGPCDVGVESTIVDVSSGSPAILRPGGLSAEAIERVLGHPVPVRVASRVRVSGSLESHYAPRAGVVLAEPGEAAARVRALREQGLSVGVLGPRGLELPGDVPRFDVPEDPAGAARVLYARLREADEKGHDVLVACLPSASGLGIAVRDRLARAAAPRGPNH